The Nicotiana tabacum cultivar K326 chromosome 14, ASM71507v2, whole genome shotgun sequence genome contains a region encoding:
- the LOC107763723 gene encoding 1-aminocyclopropane-1-carboxylate oxidase homolog encodes MYSKSAYNRPLCSPPPSPPPQDHAHNKSLVHPITGVIVTFKYLLHLKILPAYTFKVTCIYSFNENTKKQETKMGFSSGEEVEATFQQNYDRQSELKAFDDTKAGVKGVVDAGITKVPRIFIHPQESIHNSSNSTEKKLIFPVIDLEGIDHPIKHKEIVDKVRDASETWGFFQVLNHGIPLPILEEMLQGARRFFEQDIEIKKRYYTRDNTKKVAHVSNFDLYSKSVPAASWRDSLYCVMAPNPPSPEELPTACREILMDFSKHMMKLGYSLFELLSEGLGLNSWHLKNMNIAEGLSIGHHYYPACPQPDLTIGTRKHSDCVFMTVLLQDDIGGLQVLHQNQWIDVPPTSGALVVNIGDMLQLISNDKYRSVEHRVLSNKVGPRISVPSFFSTGAFPSSKIYGPIKELLSECNPP; translated from the exons ATGTATAGTAAgtctgcgtacaatagacccttgtgctCTCCGCCCCCTTCCCCTCCACCGCAGGATCACGCGCATAACAAAAGCTTAGTGCACCCGATTACCGGAGTGATTGTGACATTCAAATATTTGCTGCATCTAAAAATCTTACCTGCATACACTTTCAAAGTAACTTGTATTTACAGTTTCAACGAAAACACGAAAAAACAAGAAACAAAGATGGGTTTCTCCAGTGGTGAAGAAGTTGAGGCTACATTTCAACAAAATTATGATAGACAGAGTGAATTAAAAGCATTTGATGACACAAAAGCTGGTGTCAAAGGGGTTGTTGATGCTGGAATTACTAAAGTACCCCGGATATTCATTCATCCACAAGAAAGCATACACAACTCCTCAAACTCCACTGAGAAAAAGTTAATTTTTCCAGTAATAGATCTTGAAGGCATTGATCATCCAATCAAGCATAAAGAAATTGTTGATAAAGTTCGAGATGCATCAGAGACATGGGGATTTTTTCAAGTGCTCAATCATGGAATTCCATTACCTATCCTTGAAGAAATGTTACAAGGAGCTCGGCGATTTTTCGAGCAAGATATTGAGATTAAGAAACGATATTATACTCGAGATAATACAAAAAAAGTGGCACATGTTAGCAATTTTGATCTGTATAGCAAATCTGTTCCAGCAGCAAGCTGGAGAGACTCACTTTATTGTGTTATGGCTCCTAATCCTCCTAGTCCAGAAGAATTGCCAACAGCTTGCAG GGAGATTTTAATGGATTTTTCTAAGCATATGATGAAATTAGGCTACTCATTATTCGAATTATTGTCTGAGGGTCTCGGTCTCAATTCTTGGCATCTTAAAAATATGAACATTGCTGAGGGGCTATCAATTGGACACCATTACTATCCAGCATGTCCTCAGCCGGATCTCACTATAGGAACCAGAAAGCATTCGGACTGTGTTTTTATGACAGTGCTTTTGCAAGATGATATAGGAGGTCTACAAGTTCTTCACCAAAATCAGTGGATTGATGTTCCTCCTACATCCGGTGCTTTAGTGGTGAATATTGGAGATATGCTGCAG CTCATATCAAATGACAAGTACCGAAGTGTTGAGCATAGAGTATTGTCAAATAAAGTAGGTCCAAGAATATCAGTCCCAAGCTTCTTCAGCACAGGTGCATTTCCCTCTTCCAAGATTTACGGACCAATTAAGGAATTGTTATCAGAATGTAATCCGCCATAG